The Mastacembelus armatus chromosome 14, fMasArm1.2, whole genome shotgun sequence genomic interval ttcacttggGGGAAAATGAACCACAGAGCTTTTCTCCTTGTTAGTCACCAAGTTTACCctgatagaaaaacaaatcagacgTTCATTGTAAATATGAGTGAACTGGAGTCATAAATAAATCACGTCCTCCAGTGGTTTGTTCTTTGGTGAATGAAGTTATAGTCAAACACTTTATATTTATCCAGATGTTGTCACAGCAGCTCTTGAAGTCCAGCGTCCCCACACTCAGGTTTGTGGGGCGTAGAGACCGGCACGTTTGGGTTAAAATGtcaatgtcagttttatttatatagcacatttacaaTGGCTCTTGCTGCCCAAAGTGCTGGACGAATaggaaaaaacatatatacagtgggtacggaaagtattcagacccctttaaatttttcactctttgtgtcattgcagccatttgccaaaatcaaaaaagttcattttatttctcattaatgtacactcagcaccccatcttgacagaaaaaaacagaaatgtagaaatttttgcaaatttattaaaaaagaaaaactgaaatatcacatggtcataagtattcagactctgtgctcagtattgagtagaagcacccttttgagctagtacagccatgagtcttcttgggaatgatgcaacaagtttttcacacctggatttggggatcctctgccattcttccttgcagatcctctccagttctgtcaggttggatggtgaacgttggtggacagccattttcaggtctctccagagatgctcaattgggtttaggtcagggctctggctgggccagtcaagaacggtcacagagttgttccgaagccactgctttgttattttagctgtgtgcttagggtcattgtcctgttgaaaggtgaaccttcggcccagtctgaggtcctgagcactctggaagaggttttcttccaggatatctctgtacttggccacattcatctttccttcaattgcaaccagtcgtcctgtccctgcagctgaaaaacacccccacaacatgatgctcccaccaccatgtttcactgtagggattgtattgggcaggtgatgagcagtgcctggttttctccacacataccgcttagaattaacgccaaaaagttcaatcttggtctcatcagaccagagaatcttatttctcatagtctgggagtccttcatgtgttttttggcaaactctatgcaggctttcatgtgtcttgcactgaggagaggcttctgtcgggcccctctgccataaagccccgactggtggagggctgcagtgatagttgactttgtggaactttctcccatctccctactgcatctctggagctcagccacagtgatctttgggttcttctttacctctctcaccaaggctcttctcccacgattgctgtttggctggacggccaggtctaggaagagttctggtcgtcccaaactttttctatttgaggattatggaggccactgtgctcttaggaaccttgagtgctgcagaaattcttttgtaaccttggccagatctgtgccttgccacagttctgtctctgagctccttgggcagttccttcgacctcatgattctcatttgctctgacatgcactgcgagctgtaaggtcttatatagacaggtgtgtgcctttcctaatcaagtccaatcagtttaattaaacacagctggactccaatgaaggagcagaaccatctcaaggaggatcagaagaaatggacagcatgtgagttaaatatgagtgtcactgcaaagggtctgaatacttatgaccatgtgatatttcagtttttcttttttaataaatttgcaaaaatttctacatttctgtttttttctgtcaagatggggtgctgagtgtacattaatgagaaataaaatgaacttttttgattttggcaaatggctgcaatgacataaagagtgaaaaatttaaaggggtctgaatactttccgtacccactgtatgtatatacgtacatacacatatatacatacacatgcatacataaatatgataaattaaacataaaagaGCATATGAAATACTAAGAGCTAGTTCATTCAGCTAAAACTCAAGCATAGCTTGCATTGAAAGCCAGTGTAAAAAGGTACGTCTTCAACCTGGATTTAAAAAGATCAATTATCTGTACAGATCAGATAGTCAGGGGCAGACTATTCCAAAGCCTGGGACCTGCCTGGGAAAGCTCTATCACCGCTGGATTTGAGTTTGGTTCTTGGGGTAGATAAGAGAAATAGTGTAGAGGACCTCATTGTTCTGGCTGGGCATATTCAGTTAGCAGGTCTGAAAGTCCAAAAAGACGGACCGAGACAACTAAGACATTTATAAACAAAGAGCAAGGTCTGAGCTGGATCCTGgatttaaatgtaaacatttaaaatctgtttcaAAAGTAACTGGAAACCAGTTTGCGCTGGTCCACTGACTGCAGGACATTCGCCCAGTCTGTGAGTTCAGAACCTGGTATCAGGTGATGACTCACCTTCCTGACCCACTTCCCACTGACTGTTCAGCAGGTCTGAAACCTTTTTAtgacctgctgtgtttttcagcatcacTAGTCGGCTGATCAGAGGAGTCTTTTCTGTACATTTATGTCCCTTCACTGTTTGTGATCATCGGCACAGACTCTCCCTCTGGGATGAATGAAGCTCCAGTTCATGTAGAAACTTAAGATTCAGACCAGActtcatgcaaacacacaatctttttgtctcacacacactttattgcACAGAAtcaaactgttttgtcacaattttcactttttcattttacctTTCACAGTCgcattaaagacaaaaacatggaccaacttttactttttaggttttatttcttcagaaaacagcaggaagttctgacatgtttgtttctgGTCATTTCAGCACAGGCCTTCTTCTCGTTTGGTCGTCCTCATGAACAGGAAtgaagcaacaacaacaacaacaataaacaggaagGTTTTAACCAAATAAATAAGCCAGGTGGCCTCCACCTCGCCTCACGCCACAGTCTGAACCAGTCCGGGTCTGTTTATGTGACCATGTACTCCTGGCGCTTGTTGAGTCGGACCTGGCAGAGCGAGACGGCGCCCACCACCACGTAGACGGCGGCGGCGATGAAACAGTTGATGCCGACCTGGTTGTACAGATTGTAGATGTTCTGAGGAGGATTTTTACTGCGGAGGGAAGAACGGGTGAGTTACTGTGGACGCTGATCCACATGGTGATACCTggtttaattaaatgaaatgtctgaacaaaaatctgtttttagtcTACAAAGGGTTAAAGATCCAGACGAGGAACCATAGTCtctgttatttaaaaaagaaattgatTAATGAAATATCAGAAAACCTGCTGATTAAATTCCTAATCGATTCAGCTCTAATATACCAAACATGTTGAGGAGGATTTCTTACATTTAGATAGTAAATAATATTATGAAgagtttatattttcattttcccaTGTAGGTACAAGACTATTGTTGatataacatatatttttattatcaatcaCTCATTCAGTCATTTCCCTCAAGTCTTCAAATCCCTGAAGTTACAAAACCCTGGAGATTAGTATCAAAGAAGCATCAGATCCTGGTGTTAAAGAAGCTAAAACCAGCAAATATTTCAGTTAGACTTAAAAAAACACCAATAATTCTAATGTTAAACcccctttcaaaataaaatacaaatgaaacaataacTAACGGTTCATATTAACTCACTCGTTCTTAATGTCGTCCTCAGTGAACGGGACGTCCTCGATCAGCACGGCCGACTTGGCGCTGAAGAAGATTCCAAGCATGgcctgaaaacacagagcacagtggGTCAACATGAGGCTCGGGGACCCTGCAAGAGGCCACAGGACAGAACTGACCTGCACcccaaatgttactgcagtaaaagtccaaaagtatcagcatccaaatgtacttgaagtatccaaagtaaatgTAGTCATTCATgaaaggatgaagtagcaccagatggaaatactcaagtaaagtacaaatacctcagaattgtacttaagtacaggacttgagtaaatgtactttcctGTAGATCaactttttctttcaaaatcttTGGCTGAGGCTAGAAAATTACTACAGGACCTCAATGTGATCCATAGTGAGAATAATTATTGCAGTGTTTTAGGGTTTGACAGTTGTTACTCATGTCTCTGTCAGGGGAAGTGGAAAAactgacttcctgttgggaAACATCACGAGGACAAAAATAAGTCACATGATTAATTTAAGTCTTAAATTTGCTCCGACGTACAGTCTGTCATCGGCTCAGCAAATAATCAACCAATCAGTATTTTTATGACAATATGAAACGATTTTCTGTGTCTGTCCTGATAAAATCACTGGACTGGAAACCTGATAAGTCTTTTTCTCCACAAGAAGAAAATTCCCCGCAGCTTCTCGGTGGTTTTATTAGTTTAGTATAAGTTTGTCATATGTGAAAAATGCGGCATCAAATTAAGAATCTgaagacattaaaataaacataaaataaatagcataaaattaagattttaaataGTCCAATACATTTTCTAGATCGAGCTTTAATGTTAATCATTACATTAGTGCAATAACGTGTTTACATTGGTCTCGGCCTACTGGGCTCCGTCTATTTCCCGGAGAAGATTGAGCGCTTGGTGTCTATTTttccactgtttgtttttttactttgtcacaAAATttaccaacaacaacaacattaactCTGACACGCTCCGATATTTCACTACAAACGTCTTATCGAGGCTGTGTAATCTGTGTCGTGTCCAGGACTTAGCCTGTTGCAGGATCCATATTTCTCACCAGCATGATGACCCCCCAGATGCTGATCACTATCCCACACGCGGCCATCTTCGGCCCGCAGAACAGCAGCGACGGCATGTCCGTGTCCGGTTCGATCGATCGATCAGCAACAGGTTTGATTTCAATTCGTTTATTTGAGAAAATTCATCGAAGGAAGATTCAGCGACCGAGCCTCACAGTCAGCTGACTCTCATCGCTCGGCTTTCACTCGGTAGGATTCGGCAGCTGTCGTGACTCACAGCGCGTCGACCAATGAAAACGCCCTATGCCTATGCCCCGCCTTTTCCTTTTGGACTGACCAATGGTGTTCAACTTCCAAACTCACGCAACGTTCTTTATCCTGTCCAGCGTTACTTTGTTGTGTGATATCaacaatattttcctctgaataTGTGATTTATAGAAACATTTCAGACTAAACCACAGCGATAAATCGGCTGCGTCTTTTCTAAAAGCTtcgttttgttttaaatctcgACACGGGCCTCAATGGAAGCCCGCTAACGCCAGCGAGCTAACTGGCGCTGGCGGCTAACTGAGCTAACGTTAGCGGCTAACTGAGCTAGCGGCTAActtttgttttcctgatttTGTTTCGATTGAAGAAGAAATTTAAAGACAAGAGCCTCCACTCCTGCACCGTAATGACGTCTGCCTCTGCCAAGGTAAGTCTCACCTGACTACGTTCGACTTTATTATTGGAGTGCGCTCACTGTGCATTGGGCGCACGGCTGGAAGTTGACGTTACACAGACTCCATTCAacaatttatacattttatgcCTTTGCTTGTGGCACAAATAGAAACGTCATGTTAAGTAGATCAACTGTTGTTCTCCCACATCATCAGCATCTAGTGGTGGATTCGGCGTGAAGCTTATAGACCTTGGATGTGTCGCTTTAATGTAGAAGTCCAAACAAGCAGCCAGTAGCGGTGTGAACCTTCCTAATGATGAGTCTGAAATCAAtaattattacagtttttctaTGGTCTCCATAAGTGTCAGAGATGATTTGTCAATCCCAGGTCCATGGTGGGAccagatttagtttttgttttttttgcatttttgtttaaaagatTATTTGAATGATGAATTGATTGTAAAGTAGCACCTGATTAAATTCCTGGTCATTAACTCACATTTGAAGCTCATTAGTCAGTTGTATTCAATGTAAGGCCGTGGCTGATCTTtttgaatattatttattattgatcaGTCTGCAAgttattttctgtcagttgGAAACAAATTTGTGGAGCTATTGTCAACAAATGTCTTTTATCCAAACAACAGACCTAACACCAGGAAAAGCAGCAACAATTTGAGGCGTCTTTCTTTAAATAGTGATTGATTAGGCTTTTGTCTATATAGTAACCAATGAATGGATTAAGTTTAGTTAGTTTAGGTTTGGTTAGACGTGCATCTTGTTTCCATGTTGCTTCAGTTTCATCTCTAACGTTTCAACCTGTGACCTGCAGGTCGGTGAGATTTTCTCAGCAGCAGGAGCCGCGTTCACCAAACTGGGAGAGCTGACTATGCAGCTGCACCCGGTGTCCGACTCCAGCCCTGCAGGgtgagacacatgcacacacacacacacacacactgggctaCTTAAAATCCAATTGAACTGCTCTACATtcctttaagaaaaaaaaatgtaacagtaaATCAGTGTAAATGAGTAATGTCATCACAGTCCCACCTCACAGTGGCCCAACAGCTTCACTTTCACAGAAGCAACAACAAATTCTTAGTGCTGCATTATAGTGAACTGCCTAGTATTGAAAGTAGCTCCGTTACTAGCACCTTGTGAAATACTCACATCACAactgacagttttgttttccaattttaaatatttcctgaCGTTTTAGCTGCGTCGTGCTACAAACTTCTTCTCTCTGCTTAAAACAAAGTTGACGTAAAACGAGGATCAGGCTGAGGTTCAGCTCGATGACGCCGATACCGATGAGGACAAAAATGCCTTTATCAGCCTCAGTATccgtttttttctttgtatcaGATCAGGACGTCCATAGTTGTAAATGATGGAGTAGAGTCTTAAAGTGCACAAACTTTTATACAGTTGAACGTGTGAATAATGCAGGTCAGTTCATCAGCAGCTTCATCCCTGAGCAGAGTAGAACAGGGTCTGACCTGTGCATGAAGCTGTTCTGTATCTCTGACCTGTCATCAATGTGACAGTGTTGGACAGAGGAACAGACTTTCATTTGCTGAAACTGGGTCctggtgtttttccactggGCGACTCTGGAGCTGCTCTGTAGGATCCAGCTGAGCCTCTGAAGGTCCAGATGCTGCGTCAGTAAAGAGACTCTGTCGgccagtttgtcagtttgttcCTAAAAACCCAACTGGCTTCTCTTTGTGTTCGGGATAGAAAGTTTCCAGGTGGGTCTGAACTTGTTTGGCTTCATCCATTCAGAGGCTGAAGTTTAGAGAAACGGCCCACTGGGTTCTCTCTGGGCAGCTGGAGTCCTGGTGAAGCCAAGGTCCAGAACTGCTTTTTGTTGTGGTTCCTGACACGTTTGGAGCTGTGGCTGTTGGTTTGTTCTTTAACAGACGTATGCCTGCAGAGTAGGGACATAGTATTTGTGTTTGGCCCTCGCCATGAGTATAACTCGACCTTCTCCTCGTCCTCAGGGCCAAATGGACGGAGACGGAGATCGAGATGCTTCGTTTGGCCGTGCGTCGATTTGGAGACGACCTGAACAACATCAGCACTGTGATCAAAGAGCGCACTGTGTAAGTCCCACTGGGTTGAAGGACCAGTTCCCCTGCTAGTAATGAGGGTTTAAGCTGTTCACAGACCTGCCAACCTGTTCGCGTTTTGCGTAGCAGGTGCACACTTTGATGTCGCAGCACGCTGGTACGATTTCTAACACTAACGTAACCAGAAAGCTGGCGATGCCTTTTGAGTTCAGACCCGTTCCACATTCCACAGCGAGGGTCTTCTCTTTGAGCAATTACGGCAAGTCAACATCGGTGCGTTAGGCCAGagtcttcctgtgtctgtgggCTGTCCTAAAGCGAAACAGGACTTGGTCCGATCACAGTGTCAGATTCGTTCCCCTGAAATTAATCTTACGAACAGCACGCGACTGAAAAATAAGATGGCGGCTTCTGCGTCTGATACTGACACGAGAGATCAGGGTTAAGAACTGAACATGGCGGGATGTGCACATACCTGGACTGGTTGGCGGGTTTGTGTTCATTACAAGTAAGATGAAAAAGTAGGGAAGGCATTAATTCTTTTTACATcattacacagaaaaataattcagttcATGAATTAATGTTTGTTCCTGTAGAAAAATCAGTTTTCTTTAACCTGAAACTTGAGAAATGTTTTTAGTGCAgttggtttattttaaaattataattaaagACACAGAACTTGTTACAAATGCTTCACTTCTTTGAGTTAATTTATTTAACctgcaactattttgataattgaaaaatcattttaattaaatcttGACAGACTTTGCTGGTTagaaattaaagtttttatttgtagTACGTGACAAAAATAAACGAGTTTTCTAAAACAAGAAATTATAACAGACTCATTGAattagtaaataaatgtttttatttacacagtttgACAGAGCAAAGTGGTTTATGTGGGAAAAGCAGATGTTTGCAGTGAAATTACAGAATTAATAAAATAACCAAGAAGGGAAAGGAAACCAGCTGAGATGCCAGGATGTTACTGGTTAGCTCTGATCAGCTGACCTGGCTCTCCAGTGTTTCATTGATCGAACAGTGAACTGAGTAATTGAGACTAGTTTTTCAATGCAGGCCCACTAAACCCTCAGAACAGAGTCCAGTCCGGGCTGTAACCGGCTGGTGACCGGTCTGTTAGTTAACGTCTGCTGTTCTTCTTCTGCAGAGCCCAAATAAAGAGCACCGTGAAGAGGAAGTTGTACGAAGACAGCCGGGTCCCCATTTCCTCTGAATCCCCAAAGAAGGCTGTCAAGAAAAGCTCCGTCGCCATGACGCCAGCTCCCGCGGCGACCGCTCCCGCCATGATCACCGTGCCGACCTCGCAGGTTGTCGTGGCAACTGGAATGCAGAACAGCCCCTCCCTGGCCCCACCCATCAAGAAACAGAAGACAGCAGGTGAGAAATTACAGGAAGTGACGTTAACTTTAAGTGTCAATAGGTCAGATGTCAATGTGATGATTGATAATGAtcaatacccccccccccccccccccagacgTGACTCTCAGCGCTCTCAACGACTCCGACGTGAACAGTGACCTCGTGGACATCGAGGGACTTGGAGACGCCTCCAACAAGAAGCTGAATTTTGATCAAGGTCAGTATCATTGACCCCAAACCCACTTGTAGTTTTCAGCTTCAGAGACTGTTTGAGTCCAAACCCCATCCAGAGACCAACAGCAACAATGTGGTGTATCTGTCCTGGTCAACGTGAGCTGGGCTGTAGCTCAGGCGGTAGAACAGGTTGGCTACTGCCTGAGAGGTTGGTGGTTCAAGCCCCGGATTCTCCAGCTCACCAAACCCTGAGTTGTGCCCAGTGGTGAAATAGTGAAGGGCTGGATATGAGTGTGAGACGGTTGTTGCTGTTAGTCTGGACTTGGTTTGAGCTGAACAGAATTTCACTTGGAGCCCAAACCCACTCGGACTTTTCAACACTGAAACTAGGATTTGAACAatttgaaaacacagttttaaaactgAAGAACAAAATTGGAGcatttgaaaataatgtttgtgtttggaaaAATATCTTCATTGATTGTTACAGATCTGAGTTTTCAGAGTTTTGAGACTTCAGATGTTCAGCTGCAGGTTGACTCTGCTCCTGGTTTAACACTTTTTAAGGATCAAGAACAGATACAGATTACTCTTAGCTGATTGGTCAAGTATCTGTGAGCTCCAGCCTGAAGGTGCCGAGCGTCTGAAGTCTCAAAACTCTGAAAGCTCAgatttgtatgttttaaaacagGGGTCTCAAAGTccagggccactgtcctgcttgttttccaactatccctgctctacgctctgctgattacctgggtcaggtgtgttgagccagtcagaagctggaagggcagggacagttggaaaagaagcaggacagtggctctagtggactggagttggagacccctgtTTCAAAAGAGCGAAActattttttctaattttcttcaaatgttcaggtttaaaatcatatttgacACTTTCAATCTTTCAAACCCCCGATTGTGATGTGACATCTCACCTGTTTCCTCAGAGAGCCTCAACCTGGACTCCAGCCTCATCATGAACTCCAGTGACCTCCCTCTCCTTTCccgctgacctttgacctccccTGTGCAGAAGAGTCAGGGCTGCATCCTCAACAAATCCAGCCCCCTGCTGCAAACatacctttatttttttatagaaGACTATCCTGTCAGACTCCCCTGATGTTCATCAGTCAGTCTGTATAAAGCAACAATGAGCTCAGTGTTTGTAAAGACCAACGGGTCCAGTTCTGGGTCCACAAACCTGCCCCTCTTCTTCAAGAGAAACCGACTGATGAGCTTCAGGTGaggttttgttttgcagcaaaGATGTTTCAGAGCAGAATCAAAGTTTTACGTACCTTGAAGAATAATGTCGAGCTGCGGCTTCTTGTTCAGGAACCTGTAGAGAAACAGAGTCTGGGAAATCAGGTGAAAttcacttcctgctgtttgtggcCTCCtcactttttattctttaatgaGTCGCCTGTTTCATGTTGGCACACAAAAGACTAAAGTGAAGACTGTTTACTGTGTTTGGAAACATTCAACAAATCCCGTGTACAGACTCGGACCAACACGTCTTATTTCTAAAGTCTCAGTAAACAGGACCTCTGAACACGGGACTTGTtgacaagaaaaaaagtaaaactcacCAGACTGTTGCTCTGAACCCGAGTCCAGGTTCCCTGGAAGCTGGAGATCATGATGGTTCCTGTCACGAGACACAAACATTTGACTGTGAGCAAAGTTGTTTTaattatgttaaataaaaaactgaactCAGAGCAgttttttggtcttttgtttCATGATGGGATCTTGTTTCATCTGTCCTGTCGGTGCTAAACAGCCCAGCACCTTCAGCAACTATGAGGTGAGAACAGATTCAGAATCAGCGACAGTGAAAACTgggatttgaatgtttgaaaatacattttaaatgtggaaGTTTTCGTTTCAAACCTGAAAGATACGATTCAACCCTTTGATAATCTGAATATCTGAAAAATGCTTCATTCTTTTCAAGTTTTAAAACTCGCTTTGCAAACACTCAACTGTGTCGATTCAGTGTTTCAGATCACGTCATGTTCACGACGTTTTCATCCACCGAGAGTCATTTTTCTCTAaatttggccataactttcacCGTATTTCACCAAATGGAACAACTTTTGGTGACaatttaactctttaaatgccagTTTCATAAGTGACGTCACagatttgggaaaaaaaaaaactcaaaatgacttattttcaatataaaagtgATCGTGGACTGACTGGACAATGTTTTACATATGTCAAAGATCAGAAACAACAAGAAATGAGTTGAATGTTTGCAAatcaagttttaaaacttgaagAGACTGATCTGTGACACTAAAAagaataaagtgttttttcagatattcacttttttttctaaacGGTTGAATCACatctttcagtttttacatttaaaatgtattttcaaatattcaaatccCAGTTTCCAGTGTTGCTGATTCTGATCCTGTTCTCACCTCATCTGCAACAGGAATGAAAGTTTTAGCTTTTAATCAGGGTCAGAAGTTggataaatacaaaacatgacACCTGTGAGCCTGAACTGCTCCGTCAGAACCAAAGAAGCTTTTTGGACCACAGGGGAAACGTCTGGGTCTCAGTCCAACAGCACGTCAGTCCAGCACCTGCAGGAATCAGGTTGTTTGGTCAGAAAACGTCTatgataaagacaaaaacactaaCAGCTAATTTACTGCGCATGTGTCGACATTAGTTTGACCTCAGGCTGTAGAAACAGACCTAAGCTCTTTGAGCCGCAGTGAAACTTCAGGTCTGGTTTATCTAAAGGTTCAGGTCCAACACGGAGCTTTGCGGTTTAAAAACCTGGACCCGTGTACATGCGCGTCAGCTGCCGCCATATTGGTACGGGCTGTGAGTCCAAACAGTTTTAACATCGAGTAGGTTACAAAACATTTGAATGTTCTTGTATGACATGTCAGTCAACATGTGATTGTCGATGTCTTGAACCAGGATTTGGACTATTCACAAATCTATTTCCGATACTTGAAATGACGTCACTGCGCCGTTTTATCGTTCACAGATTATCTGCAAAGTATCGATCACTAGAACAATTAGTTATTTAGTCTGATTCTAGTTACAGACAGTGACTATTAAACCgttacttacacacacacacacacacacatatatatatatatatatatatatatatatatatatatatcccaaCAGATATTTCAGATGTTTCACCTGTTAaattacagatatttttaaatcttaCTGGTCCAAATGTGATGATCAATCACTCTGAGCTTTTTATGTTTAGTTAGTATGTTTAgtcaacatttaaaacatctacAGAGCGTTTAGTcacttcagct includes:
- the rnasekb gene encoding ribonuclease kappa-B isoform X1; its protein translation is MPSLLFCGPKMAACGIVISIWGVIMLAMLGIFFSAKSAVLIEDVPFTEDDIKNDKNPPQNIYNLYNQVGINCFIAAAVYVVVGAVSLCQVRLNKRQEYMVT
- the rnasekb gene encoding ribonuclease kappa-B isoform X2; amino-acid sequence: MLTHCALCFQAMLGIFFSAKSAVLIEDVPFTEDDIKNDKNPPQNIYNLYNQVGINCFIAAAVYVVVGAVSLCQVRLNKRQEYMVT
- the bacc1 gene encoding BPTF-associated chromatin complex component 1 isoform X1 codes for the protein MTSASAKVGEIFSAAGAAFTKLGELTMQLHPVSDSSPAGAKWTETEIEMLRLAVRRFGDDLNNISTVIKERTVAQIKSTVKRKLYEDSRVPISSESPKKAVKKSSVAMTPAPAATAPAMITVPTSQVVVATGMQNSPSLAPPIKKQKTADVTLSALNDSDVNSDLVDIEGLGDASNKKLNFDQESLNLDSSLIMNSSDLPLLSR
- the bacc1 gene encoding BPTF-associated chromatin complex component 1 isoform X2, producing the protein MTSASAKVGEIFSAAGAAFTKLGELTMQLHPVSDSSPAGAQIKSTVKRKLYEDSRVPISSESPKKAVKKSSVAMTPAPAATAPAMITVPTSQVVVATGMQNSPSLAPPIKKQKTADVTLSALNDSDVNSDLVDIEGLGDASNKKLNFDQESLNLDSSLIMNSSDLPLLSR